One genomic segment of Phalacrocorax carbo chromosome Z, bPhaCar2.1, whole genome shotgun sequence includes these proteins:
- the PPWD1 gene encoding peptidylprolyl isomerase domain and WD repeat-containing protein 1, whose protein sequence is MLVSMASSDVERKRKQPEVAAAAVVEDEEEDEEERWVGPLPGEAAQAKKRRVLEFEHVYLENLPCASMYERSYMHRDVITHVACTKTDFIITASHDGHVKFWKKIEEGIEFVKHFRSHLGVIESIAVSSEGALFCSVGDDKAMKVFDVVNFDMINMLKLGYYPGQCEWVYCPGDAISSVATSEKSTGKIFIYDGRGNNQPLHVFDKLHTSPLTQIRLNPVYKVVVSSDKSGMIEYWTGTPHEYKFPKNVNWEYKTDTDLYEFAKCKAYPSSISFSPDGKKMATLGSDRKVRIFRFLTGKLMRVFDESLSMFTELQQMRQQLPDMEFGRRMAVERELEKVDAVRLINIIFDETGHFVLYGTMLGIKVINVETNRCIRILGKQENIRMMQLALFQGVAKKHRAAITIEMKASENPVLQNVQADPTIICTAFKKNRFYMFTKREPEDTKSADSDRDVFNEKPSKEEVMAATQAEGPKRVSDSAIIHTSMGDIHIKLFPVECPKTVENFCVHSRNGYYNGHIFHRIIKGFMIQTGDPTGTGMGGESIWGGEFEDEFHSTLRHDRPYTLSMANAGPNTNGSQFFITVVPTPWLDNKHSVFGRVTKGMEVVQRISNVKVNPKTDKPYEDISIINITVK, encoded by the exons ATGTTGGTCAGCATGGCGTCGTCAGACGTGGAGCGTAAGCGAAAGCAGCCCgaagtggcagcagcagcggtggtggaggatgaggaggaggacgaggaggagCGCTGGGTTGGGCCTCTCCCGGGCGAAGCCGCGCAGGCGAAAAAGAGGAGAG tTCTTGAATTTGAACATGTTTATCTTGAAAACCTGCCATGTGCTTCGATGTATGAACGTAGTTACATGCACAGAGATGTCATTACACATGTAGCGTGTACGAA GACAGATTTTATTATAACAGCCAGTCATGATGGACATGtgaagttttggaaaaaaatagaagaaggGATTGAGTTTGTTAAACACTTCCGGAGTCACCTGG GTGTTATTGAGAGTATTGCTGTTAGTTCGGAAGGGGCGTTATTCTGTTCAGTTGGAGATGACAAAGCAATGAAGGTGTTTGATGTAGTCAACTTTGATATGATCAACATGCTGAAACTTGG GTACTATCCTGGCCAATGTGAATGGGTATATTGCCCTGGAGATGCCATATCTTCTGTTGCAACATCTGAGAAGagcacaggaaaaatattcatATATGATGGACGAGGAAACAACCAGCCACTTCATGTTTTTGATAAACTCCATACATCCCCTCTTACTCAGATACGGTTGAATCCTGTCTACAAAGTAGTAGTGTCTTCCGACAAATCTGGAATGATCGAGTACTGGACTGGTACTCCTCACGAATATAAATTTCCCAAGAATGTGAACTGGGAGTATAAAACAGATACTGATCTATATGAATTTGCTAAATGCAAGGCTTACCCATCCAGTATAAGTTTTTCACCTGATGGCAAGAAAATGGCCACTCTTGGGTCTGACAGAAAAGTTAGAATTTTCCGTTTTTTGACAGGGAAGCTCATGAGAGTCTTCGATGAATCTCTGAGT atgtTCACTGAACTTCAGCAGATGAGACAGCAGCTGCCAGACATGGAGTTTGGCCGACGTATGGCAGTTGAGCGTGAGCTGGAGAAAGTGGACGCAGTAAGAttaattaacataatttttgATGAAACTGGACACTTCGTTCTCTATGGAACAATGTTGGGCATTAAGGTCATAAATGTAGAGACTAACAG GTGTATTCGTATCTTGGGAAAACAAGAGAACATCAGAATGATGCAACTAGCTTTGTTCCAAGGAGTAGCAAAGAAACATCGTGCTGCAATCACTATAGAGATGAAGGCATCTGAAAATCCCGTTCTCCAGAATGTCCAGGCAGATCCAACAATAATctgcacagcttttaaaaaaaataggttttacatg ttTACTAAACGTGAACCAGAAGATACAAAGAGTGCAGATTCTGACAGAGATGTGTTTAATGAGAAACCTTCTAAAGAAGAGGTCATGGCAGCCACTCAGGCAGAAGGTCCCAAAAGAGTTTCAGACAGCGCCATCATCCACACAAGCATGGGAGATATTCATATCAAACTTTTTCCTGTTGA GTGCCCCAAAACAGTGGAAAACTTCTGCGTGCACAGCAGAAATGGTTATTACAATGGACACATATTTCACCGTATCATCAAG GGTTTCATGATTCAGACTGGTGACCCAACTGGTACAGGAATGGGAGGTGAAAGTATTTGGGGAGGAGAATTTGAAGATGAGTTTCATTCAACTTTGCGACATGACAGACCATACACGCTCAGCATGGCTAACGCAGGACCAAATACTAATGGATCCCAGTTTTTTATAACAGTAGTGCCAACT cCATGGCTAGACAACAAGCACAGCGTGTTTGGACGGGTGACTAAAGGAATGGAAGTTGTTCAGAGAATCTCAAATGTGAAAGTCAATCCCAAAACTGACAAACCCTATGAGGATATCAGCATCATTAATATCACAGTGAAGTAA